The window TTATTTTCGTCTTTGGGATCAATAGTAGTTGTTTCTTCAGATATATTAGATAtaggtgaattttttatttttttacatgtggGTGTATCATCCGATTCTATTGCAGACACAAGTTTATTTGGGTCATAATATTCGTGAcatgacaaaaaataatctgGACATATTTTCGCACCCCAGGAACAGCAATACTCTTTATGCTTATTATATAGAGAACTTATGTATTTAGTgtacttaaaatatttatcatctCTACCCTGGCCACAATTAATTTTCTCTTTAATAGTTTCATAatctttaaaatattcatacagATGTTTCATTTCACTACATTCAGAGAATGTACaatcataattaaaaaaacatggaTTATATTTACTTAGATCGTAATATTTAACAAACTTGTCTTGACTATAAGTTTGAttcattaatttataatttgtattaaaatcataattaattaaatgcatattaattttaatatttgcACGAATAAGATTAGCAATATCAGTAATATGCGTAagatttttatcattatacgTATATAATTTACTTACTTCGCCATATatccaaaaatttaaatatgtacaacgATCCCTATGGCTTAaatctttcatttttgaatCATTTCGTaacgtttttatattttttccattttttcacaaatcACTTTCATATGATGATTATCAAACTTTAAATCATTACAATGTTTACTTTCATATTTACTATCAGTATCAACATTGcttaatgcattatatatttcaaaaaaaggtaattcTTTAATTATATCTTcctaaagaataaaaatagtaaataaGGTAAAgtaattctttattttatagataaattttttgttataattcaaggaaaattatatattcaaataaaacattgtaattatttaaaaaaataaaaaatagtgtACATATACAATTGAGTTCGCCATCACagattataatatattttcgtAACAGTGAATTGGACGAATTCTTTGACTTATGATGATTGTAATGATGTACATACTTAGTTAAATGCAATATATAGATAATGAGcagttttttaaatatttagaaaaagttaatatgtatttatattgttccataaattaaatttcgttaaaaaaatatttattccaTATAGATGTACCACaaaataatgtattttaataatgaaCATAATCATTAATGAAACTGGAATATAAATtatgatgtaaaaaataatggttCTAACTAAAACGTTGTTTTTGTTAGTTTGGATCTATATAAGAATCATactaatttatatttatattaatgaacATACttcatttgttttattatgaAAAGACAAAAACTAAAATAtggataaattttaatattccTTTTGTCCTCTTAAGGTATTACAAACAGTTTTGTATAGAAGCTATATAgtataatgatataaaagTGGTTTGttatttcttaaaataaggaaatttatatattgttaAATATTAAGTTTGTATTAGAATTTATAATGAAACATCACTGTGTCATTGTGTTAAGCATTAggattaaaaacaaatgtgtagataataaaaagaaactaaaatgttattataatACTAACATGTtaagtaaaatataatagtttgtataaataataatacgtGATCACATgttatatttgaaaataatgtGATCAATATTATATATCTCGGAATAATGACGAAAAAACTACATAGAATACTCTCCAGCTTAACATGATTAAAgaattattgttttatttattttgcttcacaaaattttttataatagaatataattttttattcatcattattttaaattaatacataaaaataatggtatttcataaaattagaTGGttcattaataaatataaaatgaaaactatcaatattctttaaaattatataaaaaaaagtaataattGAAATAATTGTTTGACATGAATTCTATTACCCCATATGATATgtttgaaaatggaaaaaataatttgtacggctaattttaccttttttgatAATACTATTATGCCAAAACATAATATTCTTATATTTTGCAGTATTATAATTGTTTtggttattatataatatgtgttttatataataattgctttgtgtaattttaaaaaatgtcgttatgtaattttttttttatagccAGTACAATGATGATCTATGGCTTAAATGTATGAATATATTGTTTTAATaacaattatatattattttaaatttactaAAAGAAtatgttaataatataataaatatcaATAAACTTGTTAAAGTTAATAGAAAAGCAATATAATTTCTTAATCTTGGGATATTATATGGTTCATTTAGTAAATAGGCTCTTggataaatgaatataattcctttaaacattattaattttttagataaGGTATTCACATAAAGTAGTGTAAAATTgaaatatgtt is drawn from Plasmodium cynomolgi strain B DNA, scaffold: 0040, whole genome shotgun sequence and contains these coding sequences:
- a CDS encoding CYIR protein (putative;~vir-type antigen); the encoded protein is MKDLSHRDRCTYLNFWIYGEVSKLYTYNDKNLTHITDIANLIRANIKINMHLINYDFNTNYKLMNQTYSQDKFVKYYDLSKYNPCFFNYDCTFSECSEMKHLYEYFKDYETIKEKINCGQGRDDKYFKYTKYISSLYNKHKEYCCSWGAKICPDYFLSCHEYYDPNKLVSAIESDDTPT